The following nucleotide sequence is from Hevea brasiliensis isolate MT/VB/25A 57/8 chromosome 7, ASM3005281v1, whole genome shotgun sequence.
TTGATCTTTTAGATGGTCTCTTATTGCTGCTCGCTTACCTGGAAGAACAGACAATGAGATCAAGAACTATTGGAATACccatatcaaaagaaagctctacaGCCGTGGAATCGATCCTCAAACTCACCGTCCTCTCAACTCCGCCGCAGctgccaccgccaccaccaccaccaccacagccTCGGCGGCACTCAGCAATTGCTGGAGCAGCAGCAACAATAACAAAAATAATAAGGGCAGCATCAATGTTTCTAAAATAGAAACACACAATTCATTAGCACAATTTGTGCAAGCGCCAGAGTGTATCGGTAGTATGAAGATATGCAATTCCAATATAAAGGTTCGCACAGATTCATCAGCTGAAGATTCCAACAGCAGCAGTGGAGTGACCACAGAGGAAGTTTGCCCAGAAATCAATCTTGAGCTATCTATAGGCCTTTCATATCACCAGCCTCAAGTTTcatctataaattttattaagCAGAAGCAATCAAACCACCATCAGCAGCAGCACCACCACGACCAACAGCAGCAACCGCAACAGCAAAACTTGGCATATGTATTCTCTGAGGCGCCTACTAAAGCTGTATGCTTTTGTTGCAGTCTAGGGTTGCGGAGTAATCACACATGTAGTTGCAGAGTGATGGAGACATCTTTAACAGCTGATAGCTTCAGTAGATATTACAGGTCGTTGAATTCTTAAAGCATGGGAACTGGGAAATTaacaaacaatcccaactcataGATTCCAACAGTTTGCGCATCTATATATATTTTCTATGCTCATCAATTTTCGCTCTAGTTTTCCATTTATTTCAATTACATATTAACAAAAAAATCATGCttctactatatatatatatatatatatatatatatatatatatatatatataattagaaaGAAAACGGCATAGAttttacaaaattaattatttttattcattttatctTCTTTACATTCAAAATTTCTAAATGTAAGGAATCTCATGCATGATAAGCAATCGATATTTATctgatttcaattaaaaaaagttGAAATAAGAATTTTGAAATACTACtaccattattattaaaatttatttttttatgagctattaaaatttattttctaaatttaaatcaattgaattaatacaaacatataacttaaaagttagaatatacATGTCATTCAGTTAGTATTTAATTTCTCGTATCATTAATGTTTGATTCATTTTaagtttaacatattaaaataaatCATGAATTGCTTTAAATTGCACGAGTTTGGATGAGATTGATGGACCGAATTATGATTTGACATCTCTGCTCTTATTAGTAAATTGAGATTGTTTTTACAATTTATAGTAACCTTCGTAATTATTaagttaaaatataaaaattttagattCAAGGCATTCAGAATGAGACAAATTGATTGTTACTTTGCATTCTTATTAAGTAGTATAGAAAAGCACTACGAAGGGTATTGAatactaaattttaataattttagttatttaaACGATCAAATTTAAGCAAATTATAAATGAAATCTGAATTATCAACTAATTCTAATTAATTATAGATAAATAATCCTGATAATCAATCGCCTCACAACTAGGGTGTGTCATGGTCTTCAATACCATGGCTTGGTCGGGGTTCCATAGGTGGAAAATTGGCACGACTTGGCTATGGTATGGTGTCTGCGACCACGACTCCGTTGTGGTCCTTTTTATGCAAATCACAAAGTTCACATTTCTTTGCCACAGCCTGGCTGTGGCAGATCTCCCCTCACCATAGCCAGGCCGTGGATGTATCTATCATGATGGCATTCTTTTTATTCTGCTCCAGCACAACCCAGCCGTGGTACCCCTGCGGTCAACACAACTTGAACGTGGTTTTCACTGCTAAGAGAGTCTCTTTCATTGATCTGAGGCCTTTATTCATATTTAGAAAGCAAAAAAACCATCTTAGACATTATTCTATCTAAACAAAAGAATAAATCattacaattaaattaattaaagcaTATTAATTAAAAGTAACTAAAATTAAgacaatttattaaaaaaaaatgcatGCAAAAACAAAACATAATTGAATATATTTTAGGGAAATTGTAACCACTCAAATCGAAAATTGTTACTAGTGCTAAGGGAATGAGTAGACAAGGAGCTACTAGAACCCATAGCAAGTCTCAtcattaatttcataaaaatatatagGGCACATAAAAGTCATAAACACCTTTAAGCATATGAAATCATTTATTTAGATCACCAAACATTTGATTTCAAGCACAATACACCTTTATAAAATTACATGTCACAAAAGAGTTTCATAAACCTTAATTATACATTTTGAAAAGCATAATGAGACAATAGCCTCTAGAACTCATAGCTTGAATATGTTGATTGTATCTTCTACTCTGGTCTCTAAAAGGAAGAGACAAGAGAATGAGTGAGCTTGGGGCTTAGTGGGTAAAAGCCCACTCAAGGGAAGGAAAACATACATTAAAACATTTACATACAAACATATGCAATGCAACAGCCACATGGGGTTTGTTTACTCCCAAACGAGTCATTGTGAGGTACTTTATGTCACCAGTAGTTCCCCTTAACCATGTCATTATCATAATCATGTATCCAATGTGCACAACCCATTATAGAAACTCCTCAGGACTTCTTCTTATCATGTTATATCAAACAAATGGGGCTAAAGACACAAAATTGCCTAACCCAGTTATTCCATAACATATGAACTCATTATGCATGCATGCCattcctttcctttactttcctTTTCCTATGGGAACCAATTGATTGTCCATGAACTACTagcacattacaaataataatgcACATGCAGCATCTTCGTGATAGTGATTTATACAATAGCTCCTAGAATGCAATAACTAATGAGAATGTACTTTCATGATGCATGCATGTGCATAACACACCATAGGTAATAATTTTAAGGAAACATTTACGCAAAAGATTTTTAGTAAGTTCTACTCACCTAGAGTTATTGGACTCTTCTACATAACCTACTTCTAGATAGCCCTTATATCCCTTGTCTCCAAGTCTTTTACACATTATCTTTAGGTCTATAAGGGAAAGGATCTAGAGGTTTTTAGTTTCAAACTTAAacataattaattagatttgaGATTGTCAACCATTTATTTGATAGCCAAAGCTGGCCATGCACTATTTGCATAACTGTTTATGCGAATCGACTGCTGAACGTTGATGGCTTGACCACCCAACTTGGGATTTCCCAAAATTTTTCCATAGTACAAAATGCTAGGGTTTCAACCTCAAATCCCAGCATCAAGTCCTAAATTCTCATTCTGGGTTCATTACATCGTTTAAACTATAAGTAATTATATAAATGTTTTTTATTAACTTAAATCTACACATTTTAACTCAAATCTAATAATTTTTACATCAAACCCTAAAACAACCTTAAACCCAAAACTAAATCACTTCCTTTATAAAATACTACCCTAAACCCTTTAAAGAActaagaagaaggagaaggagaaggagGCTTACCTTTGTTAGCTAGATTTCCATTGGAAGGAGTTTTTCTTGCTTCTTCTTCAGCTCACTTAAAAGAGGAGAGAAAAGGGTACCTTTTACCATTTTGAGAGGTTTAGGGTGATTCTGTAACGCTCTCACTTTTGgtagtttcgtacattctactatttcagtAACTAACGTCTATTCGGATGACTTCAATATCTGGAAGCACCCTTAAATTAAAGTAAgaagtcataatttaatttaataaagatcaagtaaggttggaggaaaataaaagaaatggattAGAAATTAGTTAAATGTGCACAAGTCTCGATAATGAGTAACTCTCCTGGGAAGTTGGCCACTAAGAGTTAGAGAACTAAAGTGAATTAATCAATAAGTTAAGGGGTAAATAAAAGGTTGGAGGATGACCATGAATAGATTATAAAGTTTagggaaaaatttagaaataatagaAAACACCTTATGGACCAATGGATAAAGAGATGAAGACCAATAGTTAAAAGCAAATATAAGCAATCTTATCCTTTCCTCCCAAACTAGCCGGCTGCCATCTTCCTcccattcttcttcttttattCCTTCTTCCAACAGccatttctctcaaaatttgaagagaaaatctcaaatttaaatcctaaATCCTACCAATTTTTAGAAGCTAAGCAAAGGGAGCAAGAAGAGTTAGCAATTAAAGCTTAAAGGAATCTATTTACTTGAGAATTCTGATCTGGTAGAGGCTTGAAAGAAAAGGGATAGCAATTCGTTTTCCCTTAAGGTTAGCGTTATATCTTCCCTCTTTTACCATATTAAGATAGAGACTTCTTGAACTTGATAAATTAGAAGCATTAGGGACTTTTAAGTGAGTTGGAAATCTAAAAGTTGCTAGTAGGATTGCAGGATCAGTCAATTTCAAAACTTTATAACTTAAGCTAGGAAAGTTGGATTTCTATGATCTTTATGTCTATGAAAACCTTgatgaatgctctaaaactttTTAGTTTTGTGCTAGACCCAATTCCCCTACTAAGATGGTGTTTGAGGGAAAACTTTTTGCTGCTCAAATATGAAAAACTGACCTGATGGTTTCTAGAAGCAGGACactggactttgaaaattcataacttgtactccaaaacttgaaatagtgtgattcttaaaccattggaaagctaaatgaatacctaaaactttgtagttatgaCCAAAAATTGATTTTGTTGGCTGCGTGGTGAAATTCTTGCATTTCCTATTATTGCTCTGACTATAACTAGAGTCTAGAATAgtttgcatatttcattcataacttgagttgtagTCCTGATTTTGAAATGATTCAAATTGGAGCTTGAAATGGACATAATAAAGTTCGATTTTGGAAGAGATTCCATGAAACCCTTGTTGCTAAATTTTTTGGTGGAATTTTAACTTTGCTACCCTATTACCTAAATTGACTAGAAATTTGGGACAATAATGATTCATAGGACTATAATTTGCATTCTATaattccaaatgacatgaaatttatggcaaatgaaagttaagacataagactaaaactttcatgaaggaatgctATCCAAAAATTGTGTATAAGTATCCTTAAAATTGGCTAGAAGATAAGGTACATATCTAGAACCTGGTAGGAGTGCATTCTAGACTATTCAGAGTAAAATGGGTATAACTtccctaggaaactccaaatgaggtaaTTCTTATTTTGTTGAAAAGTTAAGATCtgagggaacaactttcatggagaacaaatTGGCAAAATTTGATTTCAACATGTTCAAATCCGGACTCCAAAATTTATCCAGAACCTACCCTATAACTGGTAAAGTTGAAATTTTGCTTAAGGACAGCTATTGATTAATTGACCATAGCTTTTGATCTTTgaatccaaattaagtgattcaaaaactatattaaagttaagacttagatttaaaaatctcatgaagaaagttgaatttaatttctaCAATTACTAGGGAAAAATGCTTGAGAAAAGTAATACATAAAGTCTGATTTTTGTTGGAATTTGAAAATGGTCATCATATGTATAAATTTTGTATAAATGTATGAAATTTGAATGCATGTGATATGAAAATATGGTAATGGAAAAAGTTTATATGTATACAAGTATTGTTGATTACATCAtgtgaaaatgaaaataataattaccTTATTAAGCTGGGGTAAATCTAGACAGTGAATTATAggtttggataaattggcatgccaataagggatATCAGTAGCAGTACTACGTTAATTATGTTACTGGATTGATGAATGTCTATTAGAGGCACTGAGTGCCCATTGTTGAACTGATCAAAGACACCGAGTGCTCAGTACCGGGAGTCTATGTTGACAGTTATATAGAGGCACTGAGTGCCCAATGTTAAACAGGTCAAAGACACCAAGTGTTTAGTACTGGTAGTCCCATATCTAGTCCGTACagttctgtcataggttactgtgGGCACATAGCAaatcttaaaatgtgatttaattaagaaaatgtgCACAAATATAATGAGAATTATGTTAAATCTTGAAACTTTAAAGATTTCATATTATCATTGTATCATTTAATCGATTTAGTATGTTTGCATTTGGAAATGGTCATAGAtttgatattttatattttctttatttttgaacattatttataaaatctctTACAGTATGtatgcaatttttttttgtttttttaaattaagagcGCACCATTAATGTAATACCCCTCATCCGATTATAGTGTAactgagcaaagtgtgctacattcagtgtcggagcaccctaacttatcttactttatttctttaaaaattttgttctcgttatattttgatatcaattatttttagatggagaaaccagtagagtttttcctattttattatcagttggcgtacttcactattcacctgcttgaaatttttaataatattttacaataaaaatctcatcaattatcctcataaccatctcataattcacatctcattcatatatctcaatttcatattcatttccatgcatttctattcatgcacaatttatatatataaattctcaagtttcattaatttacatgatttacagactgattacataaattcataatttacatgatctataaattaattacagttccataatctatatttcaacatacaattcatagtttacattacaaataataactaattataatgtacaaaatacataatatgatctatatgggccctatctacatgcattgttaagGAGgtgacatgtaacaccctcccagtagcaactccgcacattctactgttcccgtgaccggtgtctgtccggacagttagaacgttcggaaaaatatttaaattaaagtgagggaccataattaactcaaatattaataagaaaaatttagtaaaaattttagaaataaaatacaaccaagttaaatgagacggtgcccaagtgatgggtaacccagagggaagttgcggttctcgcaactaggagccctagaccaggggaaaaattcataaaataatttttgg
It contains:
- the LOC110633961 gene encoding myb-related protein 308, whose translation is MGRSPCCEKEHTNKGAWTKEEDERLINYIKLHGEGCWRSLPKAAGLLRCGKSCRLRWINYLRPDLKRGNFTEEEDELIIKLHSLLGNKWSLIAARLPGRTDNEIKNYWNTHIKRKLYSRGIDPQTHRPLNSAAAATATTTTTTASAALSNCWSSSNNNKNNKGSINVSKIETHNSLAQFVQAPECIGSMKICNSNIKVRTDSSAEDSNSSSGVTTEEVCPEINLELSIGLSYHQPQVSSINFIKQKQSNHHQQQHHHDQQQQPQQQNLAYVFSEAPTKAVCFCCSLGLRSNHTCSCRVMETSLTADSFSRYYRSLNS